One Aerosakkonema funiforme FACHB-1375 genomic window carries:
- the rsgA gene encoding small ribosomal subunit biogenesis GTPase RsgA — MSSAIAEQNALSPTLPLVGTVLAVQANYYWVRLDTSSTTSQQNDASLTTLLCTRRTRLKKIGVAVMVGDRVEIEEPDWGGGRGAIAEVLPRESELDRPPIANANQIVLVFAVADPPLDPYQLTRFLIKAESTELDVCLCLNKSDLVSEEEIEEWRDCLAEWGYQPLFISIFSNTGLDELYQQLNNRITVLAGPSGVGKSSIINYLIPNVKVRVGEVSGKLSRGRHTTRHVELFELPGGGFLADTPGFNQPDLDCSPEELALYFPEIQKRLEVASCQFSDCLHRDEPNCAVRGDWERYDYYLELLEEAILYQEELHRQADPDAVLKLKTKGKGKSKYEPRLEAKKYRRTSRKTQQQKLQELYEEDTDI; from the coding sequence ATGAGTTCGGCGATCGCAGAACAAAATGCCTTATCACCAACTTTGCCACTGGTGGGAACCGTCTTGGCGGTACAGGCAAATTACTATTGGGTGCGCTTGGATACTTCTAGCACAACTTCTCAACAGAATGATGCTTCGCTTACCACTTTACTCTGCACCCGCCGTACACGTCTGAAAAAAATCGGGGTGGCTGTGATGGTGGGAGATCGAGTGGAGATCGAAGAACCGGACTGGGGTGGGGGCAGAGGTGCGATCGCAGAAGTTTTACCTCGCGAATCGGAACTAGACCGTCCGCCGATCGCCAATGCCAATCAAATTGTACTTGTTTTCGCTGTGGCAGATCCGCCTCTAGACCCTTACCAACTAACTCGTTTTCTGATCAAAGCAGAGTCTACAGAATTAGATGTTTGTTTGTGTCTGAATAAAAGCGATTTGGTCAGTGAGGAAGAGATCGAGGAATGGCGCGATTGCCTCGCCGAGTGGGGCTATCAACCGCTATTTATCAGCATTTTCAGCAATACAGGCTTAGATGAACTGTATCAGCAGTTAAATAATAGAATTACCGTTCTGGCTGGGCCTTCTGGAGTAGGTAAGTCTAGTATTATAAACTATTTAATCCCCAATGTCAAAGTGCGCGTGGGAGAAGTTTCGGGAAAACTCAGTCGCGGACGGCATACGACACGCCATGTAGAATTGTTTGAGTTACCGGGTGGTGGGTTTCTGGCGGATACTCCTGGTTTTAACCAGCCAGATTTGGATTGTAGCCCAGAGGAGTTAGCTTTATATTTTCCAGAGATACAAAAGCGTTTAGAAGTTGCAAGCTGTCAGTTTAGCGATTGTCTGCATCGGGATGAACCGAACTGTGCTGTGCGGGGAGATTGGGAAAGATACGACTATTATTTGGAATTGTTAGAAGAGGCAATTCTTTATCAAGAGGAATTACATCGACAAGCCGATCCAGATGCTGTTTTAAAATTGAAAACTAAAGGTAAAGGCAAAAGTAAATACGAACCCAGATTAGAAGCGAAAAAATATCGCCGTACTTCTCGAAAAACTCAGCAACAAAAGTTACAGGAGTTGTATGAAGAAGACACAGATATATAA
- a CDS encoding adenylate/guanylate cyclase domain-containing protein yields the protein MTPFIEILSSYVPAHTLRRASTNPTPLTAPVQERFQAAVLFADISGFTALAEKRRQSSPAGVEELTKHLNAYFGQLIALITSSGGDVIKFAGDALLAIWPTIDEPLDRVTHRAAQCSLAIFRELKDYVADDIRLTLHIGIAAGEIIGLHVGGVKGRWEFLIAGEPLVQMASAEAHAKQGEVCISPEGWALIQDKFEGTILESGYVRLEAVREPLLPRRTEVPIVLPEMAAALRGYIPLGTLERLDAGQTEWLAELRNVTVLFVQAKGIDYTDVEVLDLLQQAMQAMQRCVYRYGGTIRQLIVDDKGSVLIAAFGLPPLAHEDNAVRAVQAALAIRDNLWELGLPSAIGITTGWVYSGKVGSDARCEYAMVGDVVNLAARLMVKAFDEVWCDRATYQAARGRLYFETCPPIQVKGKADPVPVYRPLDRTQLTCGSQMPVVGRLKERQLLLFKVRALLKGASAVIVLEGEPGIGKSQLLNSLCSKAQSLGVTLLVGAGDGIEKSTPYYAWRSVFSQLLSLEGLTDLQARRDRAIAFFSSQEHLLRLSPLLDAVVPLDLPENEITAQMSGKVRADNTCQLLVQLLQKSVKESPILLILDDAQWLDSISWALILAVVQQVRPLLLVMATRPLTGTKPHEYDRLLQMPNTEYLRLEALPDRDILPLVCQRLGVTALPEPAAKLIAQKAEGNPFFSEELAYALRDAGSIVIVDGECQLATDVENFNTFTWPDTVAGVITSRIDRLTPLQALTLKVASAIGRIFAFRILREIYPIEADKEHLTDYLYTLERLDITLPETPEPNLAYIFKHIITQEVTYNTMLFSQRRQLHYAVAQWYEQNYGDDLSLFYPVLAHHYSHAVDIGNNRTKEVSKAIDYLEKAGEQALANYANQEAVRFFKDALALHDRTESSSRKPLCSFRYFMSNGSDDGSASYLRPARWERQLGEAYLGLGQLAESRQHLERSLVILGYPMPRHGAFLVTHLLCQFLHQATHRLGFLRFQASYPRLQTTLLETARVLNLLAEVYYHANETVASVYATMHNLNVAERAGPSTELACAYANSCFAATVMALHSLAQEYSDRARSIAQSNELPMADEARVLIIISVYSISVGHWDRVRDDLTRAREICERLGDRHHWGYCLTIMAKAAYFQGNFNLGIELWTEVYAAARQRGDILQQAWGLNGQAEGLLRLFEVDKAVSLLEESLKLFAQTDDRVSVPATYGVLAMARLLRGEEQLALEAVLATQELLAQLPLPNSYYFIEGYAGVAQVYLALWENNSTLCATDELKALKESACRACKALNKFARAFPIGQPRSWLCQGLYDWLAGHHARARSSWHKSLAVAEKLAMPYEQGLAHYEIGRHATGFDRQKHLKSASELFTRLGAAFDLARVRAALAKDELSTH from the coding sequence ATGACTCCATTCATCGAGATTCTCTCCAGTTACGTTCCCGCACACACCCTGCGTCGCGCCTCAACCAATCCTACACCCCTTACCGCGCCAGTGCAGGAACGCTTTCAGGCGGCAGTTTTGTTTGCCGATATCTCCGGCTTTACTGCCCTAGCGGAAAAACGACGCCAAAGCAGTCCAGCTGGCGTGGAGGAACTGACAAAGCACCTCAACGCCTATTTTGGCCAGCTAATTGCCCTGATTACCTCTAGCGGCGGTGATGTCATCAAGTTTGCTGGCGATGCGCTGCTGGCCATCTGGCCGACCATCGACGAACCGCTAGATAGGGTGACTCATCGGGCTGCACAGTGTAGTTTAGCTATCTTCAGAGAACTCAAAGATTACGTTGCAGATGATATTCGGCTGACCCTGCATATTGGCATAGCGGCGGGGGAAATAATCGGTTTGCACGTCGGCGGAGTGAAAGGGCGTTGGGAATTTCTGATTGCGGGAGAGCCCCTTGTCCAGATGGCCAGCGCAGAAGCTCATGCCAAACAAGGGGAAGTCTGTATCTCTCCTGAAGGCTGGGCGCTTATCCAAGACAAGTTCGAGGGAACTATCCTGGAATCGGGCTATGTGCGATTGGAAGCTGTGCGAGAGCCACTGCTACCCCGTCGAACTGAAGTGCCGATCGTATTGCCGGAAATGGCAGCTGCACTGCGGGGGTATATTCCACTTGGGACTCTAGAGCGCCTAGATGCAGGACAAACTGAGTGGCTCGCCGAACTCCGCAACGTGACTGTCCTGTTCGTGCAAGCAAAAGGAATCGATTACACAGATGTTGAAGTCCTCGATCTCCTCCAGCAGGCAATGCAGGCGATGCAGAGATGCGTGTATCGCTACGGAGGTACAATCCGGCAGTTGATTGTGGACGACAAAGGCAGCGTCCTCATAGCCGCGTTCGGGCTACCGCCATTGGCCCACGAAGATAACGCCGTGCGAGCGGTGCAGGCCGCTCTCGCTATTCGCGACAACCTCTGGGAGCTTGGTTTGCCCAGCGCCATCGGCATCACCACTGGCTGGGTTTACTCCGGTAAGGTCGGCAGCGACGCACGCTGCGAATACGCGATGGTCGGGGATGTGGTGAACCTGGCGGCTCGGCTGATGGTGAAGGCATTCGATGAGGTGTGGTGCGATCGGGCTACGTATCAAGCCGCTCGCGGACGTCTGTATTTTGAGACCTGCCCACCCATTCAGGTGAAAGGCAAGGCAGACCCAGTGCCTGTTTATCGCCCACTCGATCGGACGCAACTGACCTGTGGTTCGCAAATGCCCGTCGTGGGGCGGTTAAAGGAACGGCAACTCTTGCTCTTTAAGGTTCGAGCTTTGCTAAAGGGTGCCAGTGCCGTCATAGTTCTGGAAGGCGAACCGGGCATTGGCAAATCGCAGTTGCTCAATAGTCTTTGCTCGAAAGCCCAAAGCTTGGGAGTAACGCTGTTGGTGGGTGCCGGTGACGGGATTGAAAAATCTACACCCTACTACGCTTGGCGTTCGGTCTTCAGCCAGTTGCTTTCTTTGGAGGGACTCACCGATTTGCAAGCAAGACGCGATCGCGCTATAGCCTTCTTTTCATCGCAAGAGCATCTTTTGCGCTTATCCCCGTTGCTGGACGCAGTAGTGCCCTTGGATTTGCCGGAAAATGAAATCACAGCCCAAATGAGCGGTAAAGTCCGGGCAGACAACACTTGCCAACTGTTAGTGCAACTGTTGCAAAAATCGGTCAAAGAGTCGCCCATACTTCTGATTCTTGATGATGCACAATGGTTGGACTCGATATCCTGGGCGTTAATACTTGCCGTTGTCCAACAAGTTCGGCCTCTGCTGTTGGTTATGGCGACCCGTCCCCTCACCGGAACTAAGCCTCACGAATACGATCGATTGCTTCAAATGCCCAATACCGAGTACCTGCGGTTGGAAGCTCTCCCAGATCGAGACATCCTGCCGCTCGTGTGCCAGCGGTTAGGAGTGACAGCTTTGCCGGAGCCAGCAGCCAAACTGATCGCACAGAAGGCTGAAGGCAATCCGTTTTTTAGCGAGGAACTGGCCTACGCCCTGCGCGATGCGGGGTCGATCGTCATTGTTGATGGCGAGTGTCAGCTAGCCACCGATGTAGAAAACTTTAACACTTTCACTTGGCCGGATACCGTCGCGGGCGTCATTACCAGTCGCATCGATCGGCTCACACCGTTACAGGCGCTGACGCTGAAAGTCGCCAGCGCGATCGGGCGTATATTTGCGTTTCGGATTCTGCGGGAAATTTACCCGATTGAAGCTGATAAAGAGCATCTGACTGACTACCTTTACACCCTGGAACGATTGGATATAACGCTACCGGAAACACCAGAACCGAATTTGGCTTACATTTTCAAACACATCATTACCCAGGAAGTAACTTATAACACGATGCTGTTTTCCCAGCGTCGGCAGTTACATTACGCTGTGGCTCAGTGGTACGAACAGAATTATGGTGATGATTTGTCTTTGTTCTATCCTGTGTTAGCCCATCACTACAGTCATGCAGTAGATATCGGTAACAACCGAACGAAAGAAGTATCGAAGGCGATCGATTATTTGGAGAAAGCCGGGGAGCAAGCTTTGGCTAACTACGCCAATCAGGAAGCGGTGCGCTTTTTCAAGGATGCGCTGGCGCTGCACGATCGTACTGAGTCTAGCAGTAGGAAGCCCCTATGCTCGTTTCGCTACTTTATGAGCAACGGCTCGGATGATGGGAGCGCTTCCTACTTGCGGCCAGCACGCTGGGAACGGCAGTTAGGGGAAGCTTATTTGGGATTGGGCCAGTTAGCGGAAAGTCGGCAACATCTGGAGCGATCGTTGGTTATTTTGGGCTACCCGATGCCTCGCCACGGTGCTTTCTTGGTGACTCACCTGCTGTGCCAATTCCTCCACCAAGCGACTCACCGTCTGGGATTCCTTCGTTTTCAGGCTTCCTATCCAAGGCTGCAAACTACTCTGTTAGAAACAGCAAGAGTCTTAAATCTGCTTGCAGAAGTTTACTACCACGCCAACGAGACCGTTGCATCGGTGTACGCAACTATGCACAACCTGAATGTGGCCGAACGTGCTGGGCCTTCGACCGAGTTAGCCTGCGCCTATGCCAATAGCTGTTTTGCCGCCACGGTGATGGCGCTGCACTCCTTGGCCCAGGAGTATAGCGATCGGGCGCGATCGATCGCCCAAAGCAACGAGCTGCCAATGGCAGATGAAGCAAGGGTGTTAATCATCATCAGCGTGTACAGTATCAGTGTCGGTCACTGGGATCGAGTCCGAGACGACCTGACTCGCGCTAGAGAGATTTGCGAGCGCCTTGGAGATCGGCATCACTGGGGATATTGTTTGACGATTATGGCAAAGGCTGCCTACTTTCAGGGCAATTTCAATCTTGGGATCGAACTGTGGACTGAAGTTTACGCAGCCGCTCGGCAACGAGGTGATATCTTACAGCAAGCTTGGGGACTTAACGGTCAAGCAGAAGGGCTATTGCGGCTGTTTGAGGTGGACAAAGCTGTGAGTTTGTTGGAAGAATCTTTAAAGTTGTTCGCTCAAACTGACGATCGCGTTTCGGTGCCAGCTACTTATGGGGTATTGGCGATGGCACGTCTGTTGCGAGGAGAAGAACAACTTGCTTTAGAAGCGGTTCTGGCAACCCAGGAACTCTTGGCCCAATTACCGCTGCCCAATTCATACTATTTTATTGAGGGATACGCTGGTGTCGCCCAAGTTTACCTGGCTTTGTGGGAGAATAATAGCACTCTTTGCGCTACCGACGAGCTAAAAGCACTCAAAGAGTCAGCCTGCCGAGCCTGCAAAGCCTTAAACAAGTTTGCGCGAGCCTTTCCCATCGGTCAACCCCGTTCCTGGCTTTGCCAAGGTCTGTACGATTGGTTGGCTGGCCACCACGCTCGCGCTCGCTCATCTTGGCACAAAAGTCTGGCTGTGGCCGAAAAGCTGGCGATGCCCTACGAGCAAGGATTGGCGCATTATGAGATAGGACGACACGCAACTGGCTTCGATCGACAAAAACACTTGAAAAGTGCATCTGAATTGTTTACTCGGCTGGGTGCTGCTTTCGATTTAGCTCGCGTTCGAGCTGCTTTGGCAAAGGATGAACTTTCGACCCATTAG
- a CDS encoding glycosyltransferase family 39 protein: MKISRHHLGLAIAFALGITLRFWHLDFKPLWLDEVITALITLGRSYSDVPVEVVFPISRLPEIFTFNSAATCPEIARTLATQSTHPPLFFCLMHAWVAKFGTQYSALRMVLRSLPALFGVGAIAAIYWLNRVAFSRPTGLMAAALMAVSPFGLYISQEARHYTLPVLLITLSLLVLIQIQQDIQQQKLRPIVWFSWVAINTTGLYVHYFYILALLAEFATLIVFLLKRQQLKAFFPTLPIIPLLAMFLPFAFFIPWLPILIGHFGRPETSWLPAPQNIAPLYQTIAAWLLMVIALPVENQPLWIAIPAGLLMIIFGGWLGWHVFQGIKQLWHNEATQMATLTLASFSLFVLLELLAIVYILGKDITIAPRYNFVYYPAICALIAAALVNKESQKFSTSKLSPTLLLVGILSCIFVLYGMAFQKPYHPQRVAQDMLREPNVSLMVVMGYKDSQDIALGLSFALGIDQFSPTQCEVNASICPTFAFFKLSPGYDSVWQNLSQLPTPQKLPLNLWVVAPGLRQRDYPPQLALSGQTNCAIDPSEYHRIGIPYQLYRCYS, from the coding sequence ATGAAAATTTCTCGTCATCACCTGGGGTTGGCAATAGCTTTCGCACTGGGAATAACTCTCAGATTTTGGCATCTCGATTTCAAGCCTTTGTGGTTGGATGAAGTCATCACTGCTTTAATTACATTGGGGCGATCGTACAGCGATGTGCCTGTAGAAGTGGTTTTTCCCATCAGCCGCTTACCGGAAATATTTACTTTCAATTCAGCTGCTACTTGTCCGGAAATTGCCCGCACCCTTGCTACCCAGTCTACTCATCCACCTCTGTTTTTTTGTCTGATGCACGCCTGGGTAGCAAAATTTGGCACTCAGTACTCAGCACTGAGGATGGTATTGCGATCGCTACCCGCTTTGTTTGGAGTGGGTGCGATCGCTGCCATTTACTGGCTTAATAGAGTTGCTTTTTCCCGCCCAACAGGGCTAATGGCAGCAGCTTTAATGGCAGTTTCTCCCTTTGGCCTCTACATCTCCCAAGAAGCGCGTCATTACACTCTGCCTGTATTGCTGATAACTTTATCATTGCTGGTACTGATTCAAATCCAGCAAGATATTCAACAACAAAAATTACGGCCAATAGTTTGGTTTAGTTGGGTAGCAATCAACACCACTGGCCTTTACGTCCACTACTTTTATATCCTTGCCTTACTCGCCGAGTTCGCTACTTTAATCGTTTTTTTACTAAAAAGGCAACAACTGAAAGCTTTTTTTCCCACCTTACCCATCATTCCACTGTTGGCAATGTTTTTGCCATTTGCCTTCTTCATACCCTGGTTACCGATATTAATAGGACATTTTGGGCGTCCGGAAACCAGTTGGTTACCCGCACCCCAAAATATTGCTCCTTTATACCAAACCATAGCCGCTTGGTTGCTCATGGTAATTGCCCTGCCGGTCGAAAACCAGCCTCTGTGGATAGCAATTCCTGCCGGTTTGTTGATGATTATATTTGGTGGGTGGTTGGGATGGCACGTTTTTCAGGGGATAAAGCAACTTTGGCACAACGAAGCAACCCAGATGGCGACCCTAACTCTGGCAAGTTTCTCCCTTTTTGTGCTACTAGAATTATTGGCGATCGTCTATATTTTGGGTAAAGATATCACCATTGCGCCTCGCTATAACTTTGTCTATTACCCAGCTATCTGTGCTTTAATCGCAGCGGCGCTTGTCAACAAGGAAAGTCAGAAATTCTCTACCTCAAAACTCTCTCCCACTCTCTTACTCGTTGGCATTCTCAGTTGTATTTTTGTCCTTTATGGTATGGCTTTTCAAAAGCCATACCATCCCCAGCGAGTCGCCCAAGATATGCTGCGGGAACCCAATGTTTCTCTCATGGTTGTGATGGGATATAAAGATTCTCAGGATATTGCTTTGGGATTGAGTTTCGCTTTAGGAATAGATCAATTCTCACCAACCCAATGTGAGGTAAATGCAAGTATTTGTCCGACATTTGCTTTTTTCAAATTGTCTCCGGGATATGATTCAGTTTGGCAAAATTTATCTCAATTACCCACACCACAAAAACTGCCCCTAAATTTGTGGGTAGTTGCACCCGGACTTAGACAGCGCGATTATCCGCCGCAATTAGCACTTTCGGGTCAAACAAATTGTGCGATCGATCCCTCTGAATACCACCGCATCGGTATTCCCTATCAACTTTATCGTTGTTATAGCTAG
- a CDS encoding DUF445 domain-containing protein — protein MNLSNIWLYISPPILGAIIGYFTNDIAINMLFRPYRPIYIGKRRLPFTPGLIPANQERLAKRISDTIMGSLLTPEELQNLARKLLQTERVQAGILWLLKLALDQLQADKEQKTAKVLAGILRDLLGESLPRLLKVLARREDFLEVQINQIFDQVLLEFQLTEQQASQLADWLLQVVLPPDVLRLALIDFLTDRNIQIIDEGFREKTSGTYWVVANLFGLKNTLTRLRTYCLDEKEETNARLRELIQSLAVKERLRVWLQNLSLQNLPVSTVRQLRKTMRESIRSYIQNRGAELLQGLTGSINWEETAFLVLKRLRNSAVVNTSLEVVSNELALVLERYLERDLEKIMEQVIPILNIDRVIIERVKATSPKDLEAAIQGIVRSELQAIVNLGGILGFIVGLLQTAILFLQ, from the coding sequence TTGAATCTGTCCAACATCTGGCTTTACATTAGCCCTCCGATACTAGGTGCAATTATTGGCTATTTTACCAACGATATAGCCATTAATATGCTATTTCGTCCCTACCGACCTATTTACATAGGTAAGCGACGGCTACCTTTTACACCCGGTTTGATTCCTGCCAATCAAGAGCGATTGGCAAAGCGGATTTCTGACACGATCATGGGTTCCCTCCTGACGCCAGAAGAATTGCAAAACCTGGCGCGAAAGCTGCTGCAAACAGAGCGCGTTCAAGCGGGAATTCTCTGGCTGCTCAAGCTCGCACTGGATCAACTTCAAGCCGATAAGGAACAGAAAACTGCCAAAGTTCTCGCCGGGATTCTCCGCGATTTATTGGGGGAATCTTTGCCTCGTCTGCTTAAAGTTTTAGCGCGTCGCGAAGATTTTCTAGAAGTTCAAATAAACCAAATTTTTGACCAGGTTTTGTTGGAATTCCAACTGACGGAACAACAAGCAAGTCAGTTAGCAGATTGGCTGCTGCAAGTAGTGCTACCTCCAGATGTTTTGCGGCTGGCGTTGATTGATTTTTTGACCGATCGCAATATTCAAATTATTGATGAGGGCTTTCGCGAGAAAACCAGCGGTACTTATTGGGTGGTAGCAAATTTATTCGGTTTAAAAAATACCTTAACTCGCCTGCGAACTTATTGCTTAGATGAAAAAGAGGAAACAAATGCGCGTTTGCGGGAATTAATTCAATCTTTGGCAGTTAAAGAACGCTTGAGAGTATGGCTGCAAAATCTATCTTTGCAAAATTTGCCAGTTTCGACAGTGCGGCAATTGCGGAAAACGATGCGGGAAAGTATTCGCAGTTATATTCAAAATCGCGGTGCTGAATTACTGCAAGGATTAACTGGTTCTATCAACTGGGAAGAAACCGCTTTTTTAGTGCTCAAACGACTGCGAAATTCTGCCGTTGTGAATACTTCTTTGGAAGTCGTCAGCAACGAATTGGCTTTGGTTTTGGAGCGATATCTGGAACGAGATTTAGAAAAAATTATGGAGCAGGTAATTCCTATTTTGAATATAGACCGAGTTATTATTGAGCGGGTGAAAGCGACTTCGCCAAAAGATTTAGAAGCAGCCATTCAGGGAATTGTGAGAAGTGAATTACAGGCGATCGTTAATTTAGGAGGAATTTTAGGTTTTATAGTGGGGTTATTGCAAACAGCCATACTTTTCCTTCAATAA
- a CDS encoding RuBisCO accumulation factor 1, translated as MTDLTPDAPNSHPQPTNATGEVEDLLRSLRRKEGTWVFWGQACQTLQKAGYNPQKIFEETGFEPIQQNQVIVASQVYTSMVNAGVSDEVRSHFQRTGSDSLYEFRILTQTERAAAATFAVAQKLDSLAAKELAKAMKELSRMRTLPPGFTDSAGDALAYQYWKFAREQSDLQERSRLIANGLKYATSDSARQQIEKLLTDFNVVPRRPAPRLPIYRLEAEEELPRILPVVGKFPLSTQDLKAVPLIEESGPFRVVKFSGSGAWVPVPGWQVILNAEDPVAILWDSNLLPNQINNLHEEVIVVVDRADRQWDGNSYFIAEQEGQLQIHWFEDSPEESLLGRVVLVLRPKKILDENVTKDVWQIDE; from the coding sequence ATGACCGATCTAACACCAGATGCTCCCAACTCTCATCCGCAGCCAACCAACGCAACTGGCGAAGTTGAAGATTTACTGCGTAGCCTCCGGCGCAAAGAAGGCACCTGGGTTTTTTGGGGGCAAGCTTGCCAGACATTACAAAAGGCAGGCTACAATCCGCAGAAGATTTTTGAGGAGACTGGGTTTGAGCCGATCCAGCAGAATCAGGTTATCGTGGCGTCACAAGTTTACACGAGTATGGTGAATGCTGGTGTATCGGATGAGGTGCGATCGCACTTTCAACGTACCGGTAGCGATAGTTTATACGAATTTCGCATTCTCACCCAAACGGAACGCGCCGCCGCCGCTACTTTCGCCGTGGCACAAAAGCTTGACTCCCTAGCCGCGAAAGAATTAGCCAAAGCGATGAAAGAATTATCGCGGATGCGTACCTTGCCACCCGGTTTTACGGATAGTGCGGGCGACGCCCTCGCCTATCAGTATTGGAAATTTGCCCGCGAACAATCAGACTTGCAAGAGCGATCGCGCCTCATCGCTAACGGCTTAAAATATGCTACCAGCGACTCTGCTAGGCAACAAATCGAAAAGCTGCTGACCGATTTTAACGTTGTTCCTCGCCGTCCCGCTCCCCGCTTGCCGATCTATCGACTCGAAGCAGAGGAAGAATTGCCCCGCATCCTACCTGTAGTTGGCAAATTCCCCCTCTCCACTCAAGACTTAAAAGCTGTACCTTTGATTGAGGAAAGTGGGCCTTTCCGGGTTGTCAAGTTTTCCGGGTCGGGGGCATGGGTTCCCGTACCCGGTTGGCAAGTTATCCTAAATGCAGAAGATCCCGTAGCAATTTTGTGGGATAGCAATCTACTTCCTAACCAAATCAATAATTTGCACGAAGAAGTGATTGTAGTTGTAGATAGAGCCGATCGACAATGGGATGGTAATAGTTATTTTATTGCCGAACAAGAAGGGCAGTTGCAAATTCACTGGTTTGAAGATTCGCCAGAAGAATCGCTGCTAGGACGAGTTGTCTTGGTGCTGCGTCCTAAGAAAATTTTGGATGAAAATGTTACCAAGGATGTTTGGCAAATTGATGAGTAG
- the ubiE gene encoding bifunctional demethylmenaquinone methyltransferase/2-methoxy-6-polyprenyl-1,4-benzoquinol methylase UbiE → MTLNSRSTEIRNLFDRIAPVYDSLNDWLSLAQHRIWKQMTVKWSDPSPGDICLDLCCGSGDIALMLARQVGSAGKVFGVDFSCQQLAIASERTQNYYPPLSVTWVEADALNLPFPNNHFDCATMGYGLRNVTDIPHCLQELHRVLKLGAKAAILDFHRPSNPALRSFQEWYLEKIVVNAAKYLGLTEEYAYIAPSLDQFPIGSKQVELALQAGFATATHYQIASGMMGVLVIAK, encoded by the coding sequence ATGACCTTAAATAGTCGCAGTACTGAAATTCGCAATCTATTTGACCGCATTGCGCCGGTTTACGATTCGCTCAACGATTGGTTGAGTCTCGCCCAGCATCGCATTTGGAAGCAAATGACCGTAAAGTGGAGCGATCCGAGTCCTGGAGATATCTGCCTGGACTTATGCTGCGGTAGTGGCGACATTGCTCTCATGCTGGCGCGTCAGGTGGGAAGTGCTGGAAAAGTGTTCGGAGTGGATTTTTCTTGTCAGCAGCTGGCGATCGCTTCTGAGCGAACCCAAAATTATTATCCGCCTCTCTCCGTTACCTGGGTAGAGGCAGACGCCCTCAATCTGCCTTTTCCCAACAACCATTTCGACTGCGCCACAATGGGTTATGGTTTGCGGAACGTCACCGATATCCCCCACTGTCTGCAAGAGTTGCACCGCGTCCTCAAATTAGGTGCCAAAGCCGCCATTCTTGACTTCCACCGCCCCAGCAATCCCGCCTTACGCAGCTTTCAGGAGTGGTATCTGGAAAAAATTGTCGTGAATGCTGCCAAGTATCTGGGATTAACTGAAGAGTACGCTTATATTGCTCCCAGCTTAGACCAATTTCCGATCGGCTCAAAACAGGTGGAGTTGGCTCTTCAAGCCGGATTTGCCACCGCCACGCACTATCAAATTGCCAGTGGTATGATGGGTGTTTTAGTAATTGCAAAATAG
- a CDS encoding response regulator, which yields MDNAIPELESIRRQLMSLERRKKPKMLVVDDEPDNLDLLYRTFRRDFNVLKAESGVHALEVLAVEGEVAVIISDQRMPEMKGTEFLSKTVPQFPDTVRIILTGFTDIEDLVDAINSGQVYKYITKPWDPIELKGVVQRATETYELLKQRTEELRRAQAQTALLSTVVHVAQAASSLEDCLEPIAEAFGENFLADGCILQLVQGNTLDSGQGIYSADAPVSNWLAQDPLAQEAIASKQMQVSVNVPADTNLSGVEHYPASGVQAHLIIPITYRSQVLAVLSLQWKRPLQLREDEIKLIHLSAQQIALALLSTRAAV from the coding sequence ATGGATAATGCCATTCCAGAGCTTGAGAGCATCCGGCGTCAACTTATGAGCTTAGAACGACGGAAAAAGCCCAAGATGCTGGTAGTTGACGATGAGCCAGATAACTTGGATCTGCTCTATCGCACCTTCCGGCGAGATTTCAACGTCCTCAAGGCAGAAAGTGGTGTTCATGCCTTGGAGGTGCTAGCAGTCGAGGGCGAAGTAGCTGTGATTATCTCCGATCAGCGAATGCCGGAGATGAAGGGAACCGAATTCCTTAGCAAAACCGTGCCCCAATTTCCGGACACGGTGCGAATTATATTGACGGGATTTACGGATATAGAAGATCTCGTAGATGCAATTAATTCCGGACAGGTGTACAAGTATATCACCAAGCCCTGGGACCCTATCGAACTAAAAGGAGTGGTACAACGGGCGACGGAGACATACGAACTTCTCAAGCAACGAACGGAAGAATTGCGTCGCGCCCAAGCACAAACAGCATTGCTTTCCACAGTTGTTCATGTCGCCCAAGCAGCTTCTAGTCTAGAAGATTGTCTGGAGCCAATTGCAGAGGCTTTTGGCGAAAATTTCCTGGCAGATGGCTGTATTTTGCAATTGGTGCAGGGCAATACTTTAGATTCTGGCCAAGGTATCTACAGTGCTGATGCCCCGGTGTCAAATTGGCTGGCCCAAGATCCTCTAGCCCAAGAAGCGATCGCCAGCAAGCAAATGCAGGTATCGGTGAATGTGCCTGCCGATACAAACTTATCTGGTGTCGAACACTACCCGGCATCCGGAGTTCAGGCACATTTAATTATCCCAATTACTTACCGATCGCAAGTGCTAGCCGTTTTGTCTCTGCAATGGAAACGTCCGTTGCAACTGCGAGAAGATGAAATTAAACTAATTCATCTATCAGCTCAACAGATCGCGCTAGCCCTCTTAAGTACCCGCGCTGCTGTTTGA